The Hymenobacter sp. 5317J-9 genome has a window encoding:
- a CDS encoding murein L,D-transpeptidase catalytic domain family protein, translating into MAKLPAPAQRAYYQTAFEQQAAQLYAKLGLSSTGLPLTVFREGLVGYYNLRPAGKRASAPPVLTLIDFSRSSQQKRLWVIDVEKAKVLFHTLVAHGKASGADVPLAFSDRNGSEMSSLGFYRTAPTTYTGKHGLSLKIKGLDPGFNTNAESRAVVVHGAEYVCEDFVKAHGRLGRSQGCPALPVAETAAIVKTIKGGSVLYLHGPARAGYRSRWLNLDTAVAAFAGIHKVG; encoded by the coding sequence TTGGCCAAACTTCCCGCGCCGGCGCAACGCGCCTACTATCAGACGGCTTTTGAGCAGCAGGCGGCGCAGCTTTACGCCAAACTGGGCCTGAGCAGCACGGGCCTGCCGCTCACGGTTTTTCGCGAAGGGCTGGTGGGCTACTACAACCTGCGGCCCGCGGGCAAACGCGCCAGCGCCCCGCCCGTGCTCACGCTCATCGATTTCAGCCGTTCCAGCCAGCAAAAGCGCCTGTGGGTCATCGACGTGGAAAAGGCCAAGGTGCTGTTTCATACGCTGGTGGCGCATGGCAAAGCCAGCGGCGCCGATGTGCCCCTGGCGTTTTCGGACCGCAACGGCTCCGAGATGAGCAGCCTCGGCTTCTACCGCACGGCGCCCACCACCTACACGGGCAAGCACGGGCTGTCGCTGAAAATCAAAGGCCTGGACCCCGGCTTCAACACCAACGCCGAAAGCCGGGCGGTGGTGGTGCACGGCGCCGAGTACGTGTGCGAAGACTTTGTGAAGGCCCACGGCCGCCTGGGCCGCAGCCAGGGCTGCCCGGCCCTGCCCGTGGCCGAAACGGCCGCCATCGTGAAAACCATCAAGGGGGGCAGTGTGCTGTATCTGCATGGCCCGGCCCGGGCCGGCTACCGCTCGCGCTGGCTCAACCTCGATACGGCCGTGGCGGCGTTTGCGGGTATTCATAAGGTGGGCTGA
- a CDS encoding DUF4199 domain-containing protein, with protein MADNQLTSESNGLRMGILTAVVLVAYTGIAALAGFLDNIEAGTLDILILAAGVVLAIKRLKRSCGNRLSYFSGFSTGIITALVASVMLGAFFWLLGGISQGAVERIQARDLFGADLGVLIGGLGIILLGTMTGVITSLVAMQYYKSPDHQPIASLD; from the coding sequence ATGGCTGACAACCAACTGACTTCCGAATCTAATGGCCTGCGCATGGGCATCCTCACGGCTGTGGTGCTGGTGGCCTACACCGGCATCGCGGCGCTGGCAGGCTTCCTCGACAACATTGAGGCAGGCACCCTCGACATTCTCATTCTGGCCGCCGGCGTGGTGCTGGCCATCAAGCGCCTCAAACGAAGCTGCGGCAACCGGCTTTCTTACTTCTCGGGCTTTAGCACGGGCATCATCACGGCCCTGGTCGCTTCGGTCATGCTGGGCGCCTTTTTCTGGCTGTTGGGCGGCATCAGCCAAGGCGCTGTTGAGCGCATTCAGGCCCGCGACTTGTTTGGCGCCGACCTGGGCGTGCTCATCGGCGGCCTCGGTATTATTCTGCTAGGCACCATGACGGGCGTTATCACGTCGCTGGTGGCCATGCAGTATTACAAGAGCCCTGACCATCAGCCAATAGCGAGTCTGGATTAA